A segment of the Candidatus Cloacimonadota bacterium genome:
GTAACACAGAATTGCATTCTGTGAAATTCTACCTTCTCGATTTATACAGCTGTTCTCACAAATTGCAAATTTGTGTTACAATACACATTTTACAAAAATGTGCTACTTCAACCTGATCAACGGATACATAAATAATGTCAAGACCGATAAAAATATCAGACCGAAACCGATCCCGAAATTGTCGGAGAGAAATCCCATTAATGGGGCAAGAATGGCGATGATCAGTGTTTTCAGTTGCGATTCTGCTGATAAACCGGAAGCCATCACTTTCGAGGGAATCGTTTCACTGATATATCCAACATTCATTGGTCTGCGTAAGTTTTGCGATACAAAAAGTAAGATAAAGAATATCACTGAAATCAGCTTCAAATCTAAAAGGTAAAAAAGTCCTGCCAAGATCACGAAAAACACTCCTATAATAAAACTCACATTGATCGCTTTTGCGAGAGATTGGAATTTTCTCATAAATTTTCCGGAGTTTTTGGAAGCTGTCGAGGTTAATAAATATAAAACAAAATATATGATCGCAATCAGGATCGTATCTCTTTTATCTTTGATGAAAAGAAATATTGGAAGCGATAACGCATAAAATTGCATAACAGGTTGGATATAATCTTTTACCGATTTGAAAAGACTATCGTATAAAGCTGAATTCAATAAAGATTTTCTCAAAGCAGGATTATGGAATATTTTCAGGAAATTAGCTGATGTTTCTTTGGAATTTTGGAAAACATCAGCTAAAAAATTATGCTTTTGCACTTTCTTGATCTCACCATTAAGTTCAGTAGGATAAGAGATCATTAAAACAAGTTCCAACAAATAAGGAACAATGGAAGCCAGAAATACGAATTTATATTGCCCGGAATAAAAGACGATAGCTCCCGCAATTAAAGAGGAAATCGCAGAACCTTTTTGCGACCAGCTTCTTGTAAAGCCGTAATATTCGACTTTCAGATGTTCGATCTTTTTGATCTTCAAATATTCGAGGATCATCGCTTTATGAGTCCCAGTGCGGAATGCTTCTCCAAAAGCAAAAAAGATCATGGCAATTATATAAATGCTAAAAACAGGGAAAAAATAGAAAATGATAAAAGAAGCAATATAAGAAAGAAAAGAGAAGATCATGGAATTTTTCCTGCCAAAACAATCAGCGAAAATTCCGGTTGGGATTTCGAGAATAGCTGTGGAAATTTCCCGAATTGAAAAAAGTAGTCCAATCTGCAGAAAGGAAATTCCCATTTCGCGGAAGAAAAGAATTATAAAAGGATCAAAGAAACGAAGATTTTTCAGGAATCCGTAAGTTGAAAATTTGAAAAGCTGGAGATCTTTTGGGATCAAATAAATTCCTTATTT
Coding sequences within it:
- a CDS encoding MFS transporter, which translates into the protein MGISFLQIGLLFSIREISTAILEIPTGIFADCFGRKNSMIFSFLSYIASFIIFYFFPVFSIYIIAMIFFAFGEAFRTGTHKAMILEYLKIKKIEHLKVEYYGFTRSWSQKGSAISSLIAGAIVFYSGQYKFVFLASIVPYLLELVLMISYPTELNGEIKKVQKHNFLADVFQNSKETSANFLKIFHNPALRKSLLNSALYDSLFKSVKDYIQPVMQFYALSLPIFLFIKDKRDTILIAIIYFVLYLLTSTASKNSGKFMRKFQSLAKAINVSFIIGVFFVILAGLFYLLDLKLISVIFFILLFVSQNLRRPMNVGYISETIPSKVMASGLSAESQLKTLIIAILAPLMGFLSDNFGIGFGLIFLSVLTLFMYPLIRLK